Proteins encoded within one genomic window of Gallus gallus isolate bGalGal1 chromosome 1, bGalGal1.mat.broiler.GRCg7b, whole genome shotgun sequence:
- the ELK3 gene encoding ETS domain-containing protein Elk-3, with product MESAITLWQFLLQLLLDQKHEHLICWTSNDGEFKLLKAEEVAKLWGLRKNKTNMNYDKLSRALRYYYDKNIIKKVIGQKFVYKFVSFPEILKMDPHAVEISRESLLLQDSDCKMATESRDVHKHSLSALKSTSRNEYIHSGLYSSFTINSLQNQPDTYKPIKTEKLEEKSEGNTPVEEVRTVIRFVTNKTDKQVMRPMVSLPSTSETAAASAFLSSPVSAKISSLMLPNSASISSPSSSSSRSPSLSPTSPLPSEHRSLFFESSCHDSDSLEPLNLSSGSKAKSPSLPPKAKKPKGLEISAPPLVLSSTDIGSIALNSPALPSGSLTPAFFTAQTPSGLLLTPSPLLSSIHFWSSLSPVAPLSPARLQGPNTLFQFPTLLNGHIPVPLPSLDGASSPVLLSPNAQKS from the exons ATGGAGAGTGCAATCACACTGTGGCAGTTCCTTTTGCAGTTGCTGCTAGACCAGAAACATGAGCACCTGATTTGCTGGACATCTAATGATGGCGAATTCAAGCTACTCAAGGCAGAAGAAGTGGCTAAGCTGTGGGGActcagaaaaaacaaaactaatatGAACTATGACAAGCTGAGCCGAGCGCTCAGATACTATTATGACAAG AACATCATCAAGAAGGTGATTGGACAAAAATTTGTGTACAAGTTTGTGTCCTTCCCTGAGATTTTAAAGATGGATCCACACGCCGTGGAAATCAGCAGAGAGAGCCTTTTGCTGCAGGACAGCGACTGTAAGATGGCCACCGAGAGCAGGGACGTGCACAAGCACAGCTTGTCGGCACTGAAAAGCACGAGCCGCAACGAGTACATCCACTCCGGCCTGTATTCCTCCTTCACCATCAACTCTCTGCAGAACCAGCCAGACACTTACAAGccaatcaaaacagaaaaactggaGGAGAAGTCAGAAGGAAACACTCCGGTTGAGGAAGTGCGGACTGTTATAAGATTTGtgacaaacaaaacagacaaacaagtCATGAGGCCCATGGTGTCGTTGCCTTCCACCTCCGAaacagcagctgcctctgcttttctcagcTCACCCGTATCAGCCAAAATCTCTTCCTTAATGCTACCCAACAGTGCCAGCATCTCATCTCCATCATCATCCTCCTCCAGGTCGCCGTCGCTGTCTCCcacttctcccctcccctcggAGCACAGGAGCCTCTTCTTTGAGTCCAGTTGCCACGACTCAGATTCCCTCGAGCCGCTGAACCTCTCCTCGGGCTCCAAGGCAAAGTCGCCATCTCTTCCCCCAAAGGCTAAGAAACCCAAAGGCTTGGAAATCTCAGCCCCACCTTTGGTTCTTTCCAGCACCGATATCGGTTCCATTGCCCTCAACAGCCCTGCCCTTCCTTCAGGATCTCTGACTCCAGCCTTCTTCACTGCACAG ACCCCAAGTGGATTATTGCTGACCCCGAGCCCGCTGCTGTCCAGCATCCATTTCTGGAGCAGCCTCAGCCCCGTTGCTCCTCTGAGtcctgccaggctgcagggacCCAACACTCTGTTCCAG TTTCCGACTCTGCTCAATGGTCACATCCCAGTGCCACTCCCCAGTCTGGACGGAGCCTCTTCTCCAGTACTGCTTTCACCGAACGCCCAGAAATCCTGA